A region of the Vanrija pseudolonga chromosome 2, complete sequence genome:
GCGTCCTCAAGCCCGGAGAGATGtgtctcgtcctcggtcgccccggcgccggctgctcCACCTTCCTCAAGACCATCGCCAACCAGCGTGACGGGTTCCTCGAGGTCAAGGGCAACGTCGAGTAcgccggtgtcggcgccaaGGAGATGCACAAGCTCTACGCTGGCGAGGTCCTTTACAAccaggaggacgacgaccatCTCCCTACCCTGACTGTGGCGCAAACCCTCCGCTTCGCACTCCAGCTCAAGAGCCCCAAGAAGCGCATCCCCGGCGTCTCGGTTCAGCAGTGGCGCGAGGacctcctcaacctcctcctgTCCATGCTCAACATCAAGCACACTGCCAACACCATCGTCGGCAACGCCTTTGTCCGTGGTGTGTCGGGTGGTGAGCGTAAGCGTGTCTCCATTGCCGAGCAGTTCTGTTCCGGCGCCGTCCTCTCTTCGTGGGACAACTCGACCCGTGGTCTCGATGCGTCCACTGCGCTCGACTACGCCAAgtcgctccgcctcctcacCGACATTATGCAGCAGACGACCTTTGTCTCGCTCTACCAGGCCGGTGAGGGTATTTACGACCAGTTCGACAAGGTGCTCGTCCTCAGCGAGGGCAACGTCGTCTACTTTGGCCCCGCCAAGGAGGCACGCGCCTACatggtcggcctcggctacctcgacctccccCGTCAGACGACGGCCGACTACCTCTCGGGCTGCACCGACCCCAACGAGCGCCGCTTCCaggagggccgcgacgagtCCAACGTCCCCTCGACCCCTACGCAGATGGCCGAAGCCTTTGTCGCCTCGGACATCAACCACCGCATGATGGAGGAGAAGAACGCTTACAAGGCCAAGAtggagcacgacgagcacgaccgcGAGCAGTTCCGCCAGGCCGTCATCGAGCAGAAGCACCGCGGCGTCCCCAAGAACTCGCCCTACACTGTCAGCTTCTTCTCTCAGGTCATGGCCATTACCAAGCGCCAGACTATCCTCAAGTTCCAGGACAAGTTTGGTGTTTACACCGGCTATGCCACATCTCTCATTATCGCCCTCATTGTCGGCTCCGTCTACTTCCGTCTGCCTACCTCGGCCTCTGGTGCCTTCACCCGTGGCGGTCTGCTCTTCCTTGGTCTTCTGTTCAACGCTCTTACTTCGTTCTCCGAGCTTCCCAGCCAGATGATGGGTCGTCCCATCCTCTTCCGTCAAGTTGGTTACCGATTCTACCGCCCGTCCGCCTacgccgttgccgctgtcGTCTCCGACGTTCCATTCAACGCATCCAACATTTTCCTGTTCAGTATCATCCTCTACTTTATGGGTGGTTTGGTCTCGAACGGTGGCGCTTTTTGGACATTTTACCTGTTCGTCCTCATCACCTTCTTGGTCATGGCCGGCTTCTTCCGTACCCTCGGTGTCGCCACGCAGGACTACAACGTCGCAGCTCGTCTTGCGTCTGTCCTCATATCCCTCATGGTAACTTACACCGGATACATGATCCCAGTTTTCCGGATGAAGAGGTGGCTGTTCTGGCTGTACTACCTCAACCCCCTGTCGTACGGCTACGAGGCGATTTTCGCCAACGAATTTTACCGAATTGACATGATTTGCGACAACAACTACATCATCCCACGCAACATCCCTGCTGCCAATGTCACTGGCTTCCCCGACACGGTCGGCCCCAACCAGCTCTGCTCGATTGCTGGCTCTGTGGCGGGCCAGTCTCTCGTCACCGGCTCGCAGTACATGTACGATGGCTTCCGCTTCGAAAAGGCCCACATGTGGCGCAACTTTGGCATCCTCATTGgcttcttcctcttcttcatGTTCCTCCAGATGCTCTTCATGGAGACGCTGCAGATGGGTGCCAGCCACCTCTCGATTGTGGTGttcaagaaggaggacaaggagctcaaggagcgcaacgagcgcctcgccgcgcgtcgcGACGAATTCCGTGCCGGCAAACTCGACCCCGACCTCAGCGCCCTTTCCATGGCTCCTTCCCCCTTCACTTGGGAGAAGCTCCACTACACTGTCCCTGTTCCCGGCGGTCAAAAGGTCCTCCTCAACGATGTTTACGGCTACGTCAAGCCTGGTACCCTCACCGCTCTCATGGGCGCCTCGGGTGCCGGAAAGACCACCCTTCTCGACGTTCTCGCTGCCCGTAAGAGCATTGGTGTCATTGGTGGCGACATTCTCATGAACGGTCGCCCCATCGATGTCTCGTTTGCTCGTGGATGTGCgtacgccgagcagctcgacgtccACGAGTGGACCGCCACAGTCCGTGAGGCGCTCCGCTTCTCCGCCTACCTCCGTCAGCCCCAGCACGTCCCCAAGGAGGAAAAGGATGCCTACGTCGAGGACATcatcgagctcctcgagctccaggATCTCGCTGACGGCATGATCGGTTTCCCCGGCTACGGTCTGTCGGTTGAGGCCCGTAAGCGTGTCACCATtggtgtcgagctcgctgccaagcccgacctcctcctcttcctcgatGAGCCTACCTCGGGTCTTGACGGCCAGTCGGCGTACAACATTGTGCGCTTCCTCCGCAAGCTCACCGCTGCCGGCCAGAAGATTCTCTGCACCATCCACCAGCCCAACGCTCTCCTCTTCCAGTCGTTCGAccgcctcctgctcctccagCGTGGTGGCGAGTGTGTCTACTTTGGTGACATTGGCCAGGACTCCAAGGTCCTCATCGACTACCTCGAGCGCAACGGTGCCAAGGTCCCCGAGGACGCCAACCCTGCCGAGTTCATGCTCGAAGCCATTGGTGCCGGTTCGCGCAAGCGTATCGGCGGTGACTGGCACGAGAAGTGGAAGAACTCGCCCGAGTTTGCgaaggtcaaggaggagattACCACCCTCAAAACCGATGCCCTCGCCAAGCCCGTCGAGGACAATGGCAAGCCGTCCGAGTACGCCACCAGCTTCATGTTCCAGCTCAAGGttgtcctcgagcgcacCAACGTCGCTCTTTGGCGCAACGCCGACTACCAGTGGACGCGTCTCTTTGCGCACATTGCTATTGCCATGGTCGTCCTGCTCACGttcctccgcctcgacaaCTCGTACCTCGCGCTCCAGTACCGTGTCTTCGCCGTCTTCTTCGCGACCATTCTCCCCGCGCTGGTCCTCGCCCAGATCGAGCCCCAGTACATCATGTCGCGCATGACCTTCAACCGTGAGGCGAGCTCCAAGATGTACTCGTCGACCATCTTCGCCCTCACCCAGCTCATTGCCGAGATGCCATACTCGGTTTTGTGCTCGgtcgccttcttcctcctcctctacTACGGCGTCGGCTTCCCCGCTGCTTCGAGCCGCGCGGGATACTTCTTCCTCATGGTCCTGTTCACCGAGATTTACTCGGTTACTCTGGGtcaggccgtcgccgcgctctcgccctcgatcatcgtcgccgcgctgtTCAACCCCTTCCTCCTTGTGCTCTTCTCCGTCTTCTGCGGTGTCACGGCTCCTCCCGCTACCCTGCCTTACTTCTGGCGCAAGTGGATGTACCCGCTCGACCCCTTCACCCGCCTCATCTCGGGTCTCGTGTCGGTCGCGCTCCAGGACGTCCCCGTCATCTGCAAGAACGACGAGTTCAGCCGCTTCCCCCCTCCCGTTGGTCAGACCTGCGCCGAGTACGCCGGCAAGTTCGCCGAAGTCATGGGTGGCTACTTCCAGGACCCCAGTGCCACCGACATGTGCAACTACTGCCAGGTCTCCAAGGGCCAGTACTTCTTCCGCAACCTCGAGATCGACTTTAGCACGCGCTGGCGTGACTTTGGCATCTACCTCTGTTACTCGGTCTTCAACATTatcgtccttctccttgccgccCGTTACCTCAGGTGGCAGAAGCGATAatcgcgacgtcgcgcggtACAGACATCTCCCATCCTACCTAGACATAGACTCCACCGCAGCTATCTCGTTGCTTTACACAACCGCATGCAGTGTTTCTCGTACTTGAAGTGTCTGTGAGGCAAAGGTGGCACATTGAGGGGGGAAGGAGCGTGACAGCGCACAGAAAAATGGGTAGGGTGGCCAGCGGCCAAGTTAGTAGATAGATGGCCTCTCAATCTCCCCGCCTTCCAAAAACgaaaaaaaaaaaaaaaaaaaaaaaacCACGACACCCAGGATTCCCATGTGGTCCCCCACCATGGTACTAACTAGGCGGTACTCAGCTTGACTTCGCAGATCGGACGGGATGCGGTATTTTCTGAGTCCTATGGCCGTGGATATTAGATGTCTTTTCGAGGGATTATGTATCTGCTGctgggtggtgtgtgtgggcgcACGGGCCGCGCCACGAACATTGCGACATGCCGGCTGTCCATAACTTGGCAGTTCTCCTCGTTCTCGCAATACCTATGTACGGTGTGCATGATTACCCAGACCTAATGCATCAGGGCATGCATTACAAAAAGGTCAGTTGGACCTATTGACGTTAGATAGACGCTTGGCTGTTATGCGGCGCCTATCTAACGTCAGTATGTCTCTCGGGGGTTGTGCTACTCTGACTCATTCTGTAATGCATCCTATATAGTGCCCATCAGTGTGTGCTAATTGGCCGCCCTAATGAATCGTACAGATTTGTATTTGGCCCTGAGGTTGGTGGCACCGTCCTACTAATGTCTTACTCGCTCTCGTTGCCCACCCTCGATGTCTCACCAGTGAATTCAGCAGACCCTTTACAGCAGCGACACTGACGGGATCCGAACTGTGAACCTTGAGACTGACAGGAAATGCGAACTTGCCTGCAGGTGGTATAGACGACTGAACGAGCTGGTGTCAGTAGTTAGTGGGGGTGCCAGCCATAGCCGCTGAGCGTATTTCAGTTGCGTCAGCCCCCTCCCATCACACACCCACATTTGATTCCGTCCCGGCCCGCCCAGCCAAGCCGTCGAGTGCCGATCGAGTCGTCCTAAAAGTCGAGTCGCCGCGATGGCCGATAGcaagcaacagcaacagcgaCGATACATAAGCACTTGGACTCTCAACTCTCCAACCTAGACACATACATTTTAGACACGCACACCATGGCAGGCGACTCATCACGACCCAAACTCTACATTCTCGACTATGGAGCCGGCAACGTCCGGAGGTGGGTTGCGATGCCGCAGCGCCAACTGACACTCCAGTCTGGCCAACTCGATCACCAAGCTCGGCTTCGACTTTGAGTGGATCAAGGACGAGTCCGACTTtgacaaggccgacgtggGTATTGCGTCGCTACACATGCCACCCACTGACATCCCCAGAAACTCGTGTTCCCCGGCGTCGGCTCGTTCTACAAGGCCGcccacggcctcgaggagatTGGCATGGCGGCCCCATTGAAACGCTACATTCAGTCGGGCAAGCCCTACTTTGGCATCTGCATCGGCATGCAGGTGCTGTTCGAGTCGTCCGAGGAGACGGAGGGCGCCAAGGGCCTCGGCATCATCCCGTACCCCATCTCCAAGTTtgacgccaacgacgccggCCACGGCAAGAAGAGCGTGCCGCACATGGGCTGGAacggcgcgtggcgcgccacggcccccgcggccgacgagcagtcgctcctcctccccaacGAGGACTACTACTTTGTCCACTCGTTCGCCGCGCTCCGgggcaagggcgacgagtccgagctgctcaagTACGCGTACACGCTGTCGCGGTACGGCAACGAGACGTTTGTCTCGTCCATCCGGAGGGGCAACGTCTTTGCGACGCAGTTCCACCCCGAAAAGTCTGGACCCGCCgggctcgacctcctccgcaGGTGGCTCGaggcgcccgtcgccgccgtgtcgtccgcgccgcacccgctcCCTGCCgtccccgcgccgcagctgATTGCGGCCGACCCCCGCCCGGCCCGCGCGCAGGGCACCGGCCTCACGTCGCGCATTGTCGCGTGCCTCGACGTGCGCTCCAACGACcagggcgacctcgtcgtcaccaagGGCGACCAGTACGACGTGCGCGAGAAGGAAGACGGCGGCAACGTGCGCAACCTCGGCAAGCCCGTCTCCCTCGCCAGCAAGTACTACCAGGCGGGTGCGGACGAGGTGTGCTTTTTGAACATTACGTCGttccgctcgtcggcgctgcaGGACCAGCCGATGCTCGATGTCGTccgcgcgtcggccgagaCCGTCTTTGTGCCCCTTACTGTTGGCGGCGGGATCAAGGACACGGTCGACCCggacggcacggcgcgctcggcgctcgaggtcgccggcgcgTACTTCCGCGCCGGGGCGGACAAGGTGTCGATCGGCTCCGAGGCCGTCATCAACGTGCAggacctgctcgagcgcgaggcgcgcggcgagcccgcgctcACTGGCAAGACGGGCATCGAGACCATCTCCAAGGCGTACGGCGCGCAggctgtcgtcgtgtcgtttGACCCCAAGCGCGTGTACTACGACACGACGGTGCCCAACTGGATCGAGCAGGTGCCCGAGGCGCACCGCGCGTGTCTTGTTACCGGCGAGACGTCGACCACGAGGACCAAGCCAGAGGAGCAGGGCAAGGCGTGGTGGTACCAGTCTACCATTtccggcggccgcgacgtccgTGACATCGACGTGatccagctcgccaagggcgtcgagcgtctcggcgccggagAGCTGCTCATCAACTCGGTCGACCGCGACGGATCGGGCAAGGGCTTTGACCTTGATCTCATCAGGTTGATCCGTGACGCCGTGTCCATCCCTGTGGTTGCTAGCTCGGGTGCTGGGTCGCCTGGCGACTTTGAGGAGGTCTTTGTCAagactggcgccgaggccgcccttgccgctgGCATCTTCcaccgcgacgaggtgggcatTGACGACGTCAAGGCGTCGCTCGAGAAGGACGGTCTGCCCGTCCGCCGCACCGCCCTCGCTGTTTAGAGTGCAGCGCAACATAATGTAGATTTTGGGTATCAATGCATGCAACGCGGCATATGGGCTGCGGCCCGCACGCTCATTATAAGACTCGTAGACTGCTCAGCGGCGTCCTAGAAACGAAAACCCCCAGTCAGCTATGTGGTTGCCTCTCCTGGCCGGCTTCGCCTCATCATCACGCACTGCCCGCAAACTTGACAATAgcgtcgcgcagcgtctTGCCCGCCTTCTCTGCCTCCTTGCGCGTCATGTTGGCGCTCAGCGACACCTTGAGACTCGGCTCTGGGTCAAACACCTCCTGTCCAcgcagtcggcgcgcgcgcgtgaccAGCACGCCGTTTGCGAGCGTCTCATCCACAATCTCTTGCAGGAGagtctcctcggcctcgagcgaaGGTGGTGGGTTGAGTAGGAAGATGTGGATAAGAGCCGACTGCTCGTCCGAGGGGATGGAGATGAGAGCGTCCTTGTTGTCTGGGCCGCCAGGAGTCGAGGGCACAGGCTCAATCTTGCTCAGCTGCTGCCTGAAAGCCTGAATGTTGTTGTGGAGGTCGGAGAGGAGCTTGGGTTGCGAGGCCATCAAGGCTGTAGCGGCCGAAGAGACGGTGGCGTGCATGGCGGGAAGGGCGGCGGAGAAGACGGACGCGGCAGAGTTGATGCGCTGGTGGTTGGTGACAACGTACGAGCCAGCGCAGAaaccaccaccggcgcccaGGCTGTTGGCCATGGagccgacgaggatgtcgacctcggagcCAGGGATACCGTAGTGCTCGGTGAGACCGCGACCGTGCTGGCCAACCATACCAAACGACATGgactcgtcgaggatgaggcgGTACTTGTACTTGTACTTGAGCTCCATCTGAGGGTGTGAGCTGTAAGTCCGGCAGACAACAACTCACAATCTTGGGAAGGTCCGCCATCATACCGTCGTTCTCAAAGATACCCTCGGTCACAATGAAACGCTTGGTGAGCTTGCCACGCTTGCGCTTGATCTCGCGGTCGACAAGGGCCAGCACACGCTCGAGGTCCTTCATGTCACCGTGGGCATACCAGCGGATCTGGGAGCGCGACAGCTGGAGACCCTTGTGAATGGCAAAGTTGACAccgcggtcggcgacgatAATGTCACCACGCTTGGCAAAGGCAGGAATaaccgacgacacggccgagaACGACTGGGCGTAGATGATGGCCGACTCCATGTCGAGAAACTCTGCAAGGTCACGCTCAAACTGAGTATGCACGTCTGTGCGCGTCATGTTAGTCACGTCCAACAGCGATCCGACGCGACTCGAGAGTCTATTGTTTGTCGCGACAGCCACTCAAACCCACCAATGGTCCCGTAAAAGCCCATGGGTCCGCACGAGCCCACTCCGTACTCCCTGAGGGTCTTGATGGCCACATCCTTGATGTGGTCGTTCTCGACGAATCCGAGCCAGTCATAcacggcgaggttgaggacgGGCTTGCCGTTGGGGGAGAGCTTGACGTGGGTGCCGTTCTGGCCGTAGACGACGGGGACGGACGCGAGGGTGCCGCGCTCAATGTTGGTCAATGGCGCCACGAGAGGCGTGGGCTGCCACTcgtcgatgagctcgtcgatTTCCTGTGTAGTCGCGTGAGTGCTGTGCTCCACAATGCAGTGTTGACACGGGGCCGGGGTTGGGACGTAGGCGAGGGAGACCCCGTCCCCCCTCTTCCCTGCGCGTGaaatgacgacgacgacgtaccTTCTCACTGAGCTTGAGCTTTCcgccctcgccttcgccGCGCGTCCGTCCCATCAGCACGGTGCGGAGTGCATAGGcaaacagcagcagctcgagggctGAGCGCCACGGGTCATCCTGGTAAGACGACTTGACATAGCGGACGAGGATGGGCGAGCCGGGGATCCGATGGAATGCGTCGACAACAAACTCGAGGGTGGAGGAGAGGAATGAGATGATTGGGATGAGGACGGGGGAGATGTCGGTGGGTGTGGATTGCGATGCCATGATGCTATGTGTGTGTCGAGGAGGGCTGCTTGAGAGGGTGTGGGTCGGTCGCCAGTCCGCCGTCGACGTGAAGGAGGTGGGGGGTTGGGTAAGAGAGCAAGTGACAAGACGGAGGTTGACTTGAGAGACGAGGAAAGCAACTCGTCGTACCGCGGACACGACCCGCCGTTGGCCGTGGTCACACCCACAACTCGCCTAAGGGTCTCACTGGCGCGAACCGCGTCGCTCTTAGCCCTGGACGCCACGTGGCAAAAAATTGATCACTTTTTTCGGGATTTAGCCCAATGGACCGCCACTGTGCCACTATGGAGTTGTAGAGTGCATTGGTGGACTGGAGCGTAGGTACTGTGTATGACGATGGGCAGGCAGTGTGCGGGGAAGTGGTAGATGTGTTGCGCCTGAAGTGCGGACAGTGGCCGGAAGGGCAGGCCACTGTTTCCGCCCACGGCTTCTCTGCAAAGAGATGCCACTCGGGCAAGCGCTTCAGCGTCACTGGACAACAGTGTCTGATATGCATATGCTCTCCTTGATCACTCGCATCGTGAACGGAAGGACGATAACACATACCGCTTGTTGCAAGAGACGTTGCCGGACACTGACCGGCAATGTCGACGATGTGGCACAACGGCGGCTACGACCGATAACGACAACCCTGACATCATCGTGGTCCAGAGTTCGGACGAACAACAGATTCACACCTTCTCATCCATCTCGCTTCCACACACCCCACCCtccacgcacgcacgcacaccgCTGTACACCAtgtccgactcggaggagCGCCAGCACTGGCGCGACGTTGTGCGCTCGTTTGACGGGTACATGCAGTACCACGTAGGTTGcttgctgcgccggcgcgctgacaCTGGCCAGCTGTCGGCCAACAATGCCCGCCGGATGGCTTTTCTGCAGCTGCCGCGtgacgcgcgctcggcgttcGAGAAGATCGGGTATAGGGACAAGCTGGATGCGGTGGACGAGGGGATtcggcggtgagcgcggcgctggcacgccgcagcgcgtcgttggCTGAGGCTGACCTGCACGCAACAGCAACGCCGAGtttgtcgacctcgtcatcCAGGACCCCGTGTTCGCCGACATGCTGCTAGACGACAGCGCACCGCACGCGCACTCGCACGACATTGGTCcccatgccgccgagcacgccgggcATGGGCACTCGCACGACCACGGGCACGCCCACGGCCACGGGCATGGCCACTCGcactcggcgccagcggcgtccACGCCCAAGCCGACGCAGGCGGAGCGCGACCTCAGCCAGGACAAGGTGCGCTCCACGCTGCGCTCGTTCGCGCGCGACTGgagcgtcgagggcgcggctgagcgcgcggcggcgtacgaccCCATCCtgcgcgccctcgaggcgTACTACCCGCCCGAGAagcgcgagggcgtcaaGGTCCTCGTGCCCGGCTGCGGGCTGGGCAGGCTGGCCATGGAGATTGCCGCGCTGGGGTTCGAGAGCCAGGGTAACGAGTTTAGCACGTTCATGTTGATTGCAAGCAACTTTGTGCTCAACCAGTGGGTCGCGCGGCGGTTGAGGCGAGCTGGCACTGACACCCTTACAGGTCAACCCACCCCAACGCGCACGTCCTCTTCCCGTGGCTGCACTCGTTCAGCAACCACCTCACGACGGGGGACAACCTCCTGCGCTCGGTGCTCATCCCCGACGTGGTGCCGGCCGACATTTTGGCGGGCAGGCCAGAGGGCGCGttctcgctcgtcgcgggcGACTTTGAGGAGGTGTACGGCCCGCAGCACtggcgcgagggcgccggcggcggaaGCGACGAGGCGAACAACGCCGACCAGCGCGGGCGGTGGGGCGCCGTCGTGACGTGCTTCTTTATCGACACGGCGCGTAACGTGCTCAACTACCTCCGCATCATCCACACCATCCTCGCTAACGGCGGCGTGTGGATCAACCTCGGCCCGCTGCTGTGGCATTTCGAGAACTCgcccacgccctcggccaagggcgaggtcgggAGCATTgagctctcgctcgacgaggtcaaggagctcgcgcgcatgGTCGGCTTTgagatcaaggaggagaagatggTCCGGTCGACGTACACTGGCGTGCCGGACAGCATGCTCGAGCATGTGTACAACGTGAGTTGAAGCATCGTAGCGCACCCACCTCACACCCCAGTGCGCATTCTGGACCGCCACAAAGCTGCCCAAGACGGCAGCGTAGACACAAAGTAGAACCAAGCATAGCCCCCTACACGCTAGACACATTTGACATCACATGCGCCTCAATATGTATGTTGAAAcagtcgttgtcgtcgcgtcgtcgtcgtcgtcgtcgccgtcgccgttccCAAAAGATCACAGAGGTATAAATCTAACCTGATACGCGGACAAATATGTAGTTGAAACAGTGCGGCTGAAGTGGAAGTGGCTTCGCCTGGTAGTCTTTTCGTCTTCACCGCCTAGTAGCCGTCTTCACCATTTAGTAGCCCAGGATGAAGTTGGTGGCGGCAAGCCAGGcccagacgacggcgccgctgaGAATCGGCAGGGTGAGGTTGTCGTCAaagccgaggtcgagggcctcgacgacggcgccgccgaggccgacgacgacgccggtggcgatgaggccgaggacgccacCGTCAATGATGGCCCAGGTTCCCTTCTCCCAGTGGTAGAAGACGCCGATGCCAAAGCcagtgacggcggcggcgaggaagccgGCGAGCGACTTGCGCGGCGCAAACGGCAGCCACTTGATGCCGGGGAAGTGGggcggcaggggcggcgTGTACTTGCCCCAGAGGCGGCCGATAGTCGAAGCGGTAGTGTCGGACCACGAGAGGCTGTGTGTGTATGTGAGAACGAGAAGCCAGCTACACACTTACGTCAGGATCGACACGACGGCCACATCGCGCGGGTACAGCGCGAGCACGaagatgacgccgacgaggtacCACACTGTGCCGTTGATCTTGTCGCGCTCCGACTCGCGCATGAGGAAGCCGACGGTCGCCTCCCACGCCTCGGCGAACGCGGGGATGTTgaggcgcagcgcgtcgttggCGCTGATGAAGGCGAGCAGGGCAGTGAGCACCTTGATCAAGGGGCCGAGCGTCGGAGGGTCGAGGTACTTGAGGTAGAGCGTGACGAAGCCTGCCGGGGGGGTTTGCGTTAGCGTGGGCGAGCAGTGGTGCGACAGATCACACGACCAggccgtcggcatcggctGCGCagtagccgccgccgccgccgccgccgccgccacatccaccaccgccagcgcggcgctcgccggtCTGAGCCCACTCACCAATGCTCGAGTGGAACGTCTTGCGCGGGATCTCCCAGTCGACGGCCTTGGTCGGCGTGACCCCGGGCGGGGGCTTGGTCTTGatcgacgagcggcggcggcggcggatgaCGGGGTTTCCATTCTGGTCGTACACGATGGCCGCAGCGGAGCGGGAtgggggcggcgccgagtcgctAAAGACCGAGTGCTCGCCGTCCGacttgagctcggcgtcgtcgggcacggTGGGCAGCGTCGCCACGCCAATGGGGGGCGACTTGGCGCTCCGGCGCCGGGGgaaggcgacgccgtcggcgccgccgccgccctcgtcctcgctcccGCTGCGCACCGAGCGCGAGTCGGACCAGTACCCGTTGCTTGATTTGGGCGATGCAGGCTCCACCATCCTCGCTGCGGGCGGGGCGTTCTCCTTGTCGATggacggccggcgcgcggcgcgcgcggggtggtgcggggcgggggaggcggacgcgcgcacgcgcgggcttgcggacggcgacggcgcgcgctggtAGTTTGTGGATggggacgcggcgcgcagtgggcgggggagggcagcgagggccaTGGGTGcgggtgtggggtggtgtgggaGCTGTTGAGCGAGTTGTCAAAGCCAACGAGCGGTGCTGTGTTGGATTTTGAGTGTCTTGCATCTGCCGCTACTGCTGCATCTCCACGAtctcaccaccacggccacacGGCCGCGCCGATTAGTCTTTGAGGACGAcgcacgcggccgccgaATGTGGAAAACAGGCAGGGAAGGGATTAAGCGGGGGCAAAATGGGCAAATGAGCCAAGCAAGGCAAGGGGCCAAAGGGGTGACCGAGGAAAGAACGCGTCGtctgtcgtcgccgccaccgccgccacccagcacccagcaagcaagcaagcaagcagcaagcaggCTGACGGCAGACGTCGCGCCGgtacctcgtcgtcccactCCACAT
Encoded here:
- the abcG14 gene encoding ABC transporter G family member 14; its protein translation is MGDEKQVAPPPPDSVTTAGVNDAHEGTSSDSGTFAGDDARLDLGIDGKPSRSETSSFVGELGHGGVSVHRAKAEFAALERRYSTLSQNSNELKRTTTGRSIRSAFGANPQRTKTTDTTAAASDAEKGQNTEEEFNLSAELRAGRDASNEAGIKHKNVGVVWEDLEVIGAGGMKMNIRNFSNAVIEQFMMPVIQVMGLFGFNPFAPKPKTILFPNSGVLKPGEMCLVLGRPGAGCSTFLKTIANQRDGFLEVKGNVEYAGVGAKEMHKLYAGEVLYNQEDDDHLPTLTVAQTLRFALQLKSPKKRIPGVSVQQWREDLLNLLLSMLNIKHTANTIVGNAFVRGVSGGERKRVSIAEQFCSGAVLSSWDNSTRGLDASTALDYAKSLRLLTDIMQQTTFVSLYQAGEGIYDQFDKVLVLSEGNVVYFGPAKEARAYMVGLGYLDLPRQTTADYLSGCTDPNERRFQEGRDESNVPSTPTQMAEAFVASDINHRMMEEKNAYKAKMEHDEHDREQFRQAVIEQKHRGVPKNSPYTVSFFSQVMAITKRQTILKFQDKFGVYTGYATSLIIALIVGSVYFRLPTSASGAFTRGGLLFLGLLFNALTSFSELPSQMMGRPILFRQVGYRFYRPSAYAVAAVVSDVPFNASNIFLFSIILYFMGGLVSNGGAFWTFYLFVLITFLVMAGFFRTLGVATQDYNVAARLASVLISLMVTYTGYMIPVFRMKRWLFWLYYLNPLSYGYEAIFANEFYRIDMICDNNYIIPRNIPAANVTGFPDTVGPNQLCSIAGSVAGQSLVTGSQYMYDGFRFEKAHMWRNFGILIGFFLFFMFLQMLFMETLQMGASHLSIVVFKKEDKELKERNERLAARRDEFRAGKLDPDLSALSMAPSPFTWEKLHYTVPVPGGQKVLLNDVYGYVKPGTLTALMGASGAGKTTLLDVLAARKSIGVIGGDILMNGRPIDVSFARGCAYAEQLDVHEWTATVREALRFSAYLRQPQHVPKEEKDAYVEDIIELLELQDLADGMIGFPGYGLSVEARKRVTIGVELAAKPDLLLFLDEPTSGLDGQSAYNIVRFLRKLTAAGQKILCTIHQPNALLFQSFDRLLLLQRGGECVYFGDIGQDSKVLIDYLERNGAKVPEDANPAEFMLEAIGAGSRKRIGGDWHEKWKNSPEFAKVKEEITTLKTDALAKPVEDNGKPSEYATSFMFQLKVVLERTNVALWRNADYQWTRLFAHIAIAMVVLLTFLRLDNSYLALQYRVFAVFFATILPALVLAQIEPQYIMSRMTFNREASSKMYSSTIFALTQLIAEMPYSVLCSVAFFLLLYYGVGFPAASSRAGYFFLMVLFTEIYSVTLGQAVAALSPSIIVAALFNPFLLVLFSVFCGVTAPPATLPYFWRKWMYPLDPFTRLISGLVSVALQDVPVICKNDEFSRFPPPVGQTCAEYAGKFAEVMGGYFQDPSATDMCNYCQVSKGQYFFRNLEIDFSTRWRDFGIYLCYSVFNIIVLLLAARYLRWQKR
- the hisHF gene encoding Imidazole glycerol phosphate synthase hisHF; this translates as MAGDSSRPKLYILDYGAGNVRSLANSITKLGFDFEWIKDESDFDKADKLVFPGVGSFYKAAHGLEEIGMAAPLKRYIQSGKPYFGICIGMQVLFESSEETEGAKGLGIIPYPISKFDANDAGHGKKSVPHMGWNGAWRATAPAADEQSLLLPNEDYYFVHSFAALRGKGDESELLKYAYTLSRYGNETFVSSIRRGNVFATQFHPEKSGPAGLDLLRRWLEAPVAAVSSAPHPLPAVPAPQLIAADPRPARAQGTGLTSRIVACLDVRSNDQGDLVVTKGDQYDVREKEDGGNVRNLGKPVSLASKYYQAGADEVCFLNITSFRSSALQDQPMLDVVRASAETVFVPLTVGGGIKDTVDPDGTARSALEVAGAYFRAGADKVSIGSEAVINVQDLLEREARGEPALTGKTGIETISKAYGAQAVVVSFDPKRVYYDTTVPNWIEQVPEAHRACLVTGETSTTRTKPEEQGKAWWYQSTISGGRDVRDIDVIQLAKGVERLGAGELLINSVDRDGSGKGFDLDLIRLIRDAVSIPVVASSGAGSPGDFEEVFVKTGAEAALAAGIFHRDEVGIDDVKASLEKDGLPVRRTALAV
- the lcb1 gene encoding Serine palmitoyltransferase 1 produces the protein MASQSTPTDISPVLIPIISFLSSTLEFVVDAFHRIPGSPILVRYVKSSYQDDPWRSALELLLFAYALRTVLMGRTRGEGEGGKLKLSEKEIDELIDEWQPTPLVAPLTNIERGTLASVPVVYGQNGTHVKLSPNGKPVLNLAVYDWLGFVENDHIKDVAIKTLREYGVGSCGPMGFYGTIDVHTQFERDLAEFLDMESAIIYAQSFSAVSSVIPAFAKRGDIIVADRGVNFAIHKGLQLSRSQIRWYAHGDMKDLERVLALVDREIKRKRGKLTKRFIVTEGIFENDGMMADLPKIMELKYKYKYRLILDESMSFGMVGQHGRGLTEHYGIPGSEVDILVGSMANSLGAGGGFCAGSYVVTNHQRINSAASVFSAALPAMHATVSSAATALMASQPKLLSDLHNNIQAFRQQLSKIEPVPSTPGGPDNKDALISIPSDEQSALIHIFLLNPPPSLEAEETLLQEIVDETLANGVLVTRARRLRGQEVFDPEPSLKVSLSANMTRKEAEKAGKTLRDAIVKFAGSA